Proteins from one Panicum virgatum strain AP13 chromosome 7K, P.virgatum_v5, whole genome shotgun sequence genomic window:
- the LOC120643108 gene encoding uncharacterized protein LOC120643108, whose amino-acid sequence MGQAWGSLQDKLQGRRWKERQVRKNTDKVFDRLTEDAQKREEALTFEEVYIAVLCVYNDINKYLPGPHHDPPSKEKLKAMMDEYDVNLDGLLDREEFAEFIRKLTADSLCSISLKLVITLVAAPARAMATKRATEGVPGVGKVVRKMPNALYASAITLGVVLVQKSSEGVE is encoded by the exons ATGGGGCAAGCCTGGGGCTCTCTCCAAGATAAACTCCAAG GGCGGCGGTGGAAGGAGCGGCAGGTGCGGAAGAATACCGACAAGGTGTTCGACCGCCTGACGGAGGACGCCCAGAAGCGCGAGGAGGCCCTCACCTTCGAGGAGGTCTACATCGCCGTCCTCTGCGTCTACAA TGATATCAACAAGTACTTGCCGGGGCCGCACCATGATCCCCCGTCCAAGGAGAAGCTCAAGGCAATGATGGAT GAGTACGACGTGAACCTGGACGGCCTCCTGGACCGCGAGGAGTTCGCGGAGTTCATCCGGAAGCTGACGGCGGACTCGCTGTGCTCCATCAGCCTCAAGCTCGTGATCACGCTggtggccgcgccggcgcgggcgatgGCGACCAAGCGGGCGACCGAGGGCGTCCCCGGCGTGGGCAAGGTGGTGCGCAAGATGCCCAACGCGCTCTACGCCTCGGCCATCACCCTGGGGGTCGTGCTGGTGCAGAAATCCTCCGAGGGCGTCGAGTGA